From Pseudomonas sp. stari2, a single genomic window includes:
- the purE gene encoding 5-(carboxyamino)imidazole ribonucleotide mutase, translated as MSALVGVIMGSKSDWSTLSHTADMLEKLGIPYEVKVVSAHRTPDLLFQYAEEAEGRGIEVIIAGAGGAAHLPGMCAAKTHLPVLGVPVQSAMLSGVDSLLSIVQMPAGIPVATLAIGKAGAINAALLSASILGAKHPQFHAVLKTFRAEQTDSVLDNPDPRIA; from the coding sequence ATGAGTGCACTGGTTGGCGTGATCATGGGCTCCAAGTCCGATTGGTCCACCCTTAGCCACACCGCCGATATGCTGGAAAAGCTCGGCATCCCGTACGAGGTCAAGGTGGTTTCTGCCCACCGCACCCCGGATCTGCTGTTCCAGTATGCTGAAGAGGCCGAAGGCCGCGGCATCGAGGTGATCATCGCCGGTGCCGGTGGTGCGGCCCACCTGCCAGGCATGTGTGCGGCCAAGACCCACCTTCCGGTGCTGGGTGTACCGGTGCAGTCAGCCATGCTTTCGGGCGTCGATTCGCTGCTGTCGATCGTGCAGATGCCGGCCGGCATTCCGGTTGCCACCCTGGCCATCGGCAAGGCGGGCGCGATCAACGCCGCATTGCTGTCGGCGAGCATCCTGGGCGCCAAGCATCCACAGTTCCACGCGGTACTGAAAACCTTCCGTGCCGAGCAGACGGACAGCGTCCTGGACAATCCAGACCCACGTATTGCCTGA
- the aspA gene encoding aspartate ammonia-lyase, whose product MSSAASFRTENDLLGSLEVPAQAYYGIQTLRAVNNFRLSGVPISHYPKLVVGLAMVKQAAADANRELGHLSEAKHAAISEACARLIRGDFHEEFVVDMIQGGAGTSTNMNANEVIANIALEAMGHQKGEYQYLHPNDDVNMAQSTNDAYPTAIRLGLLLGHDALLASLDSLIQAFAAKGEEFNHVLKMGRTQLQDAVPMTLGQEFRAFATTMSEDLARLKTLAPEVLTEVNLGGTAIGTGINADPRYQALAVQRLALISGQPLVPAADLIEATSDMGAFVLFSGMLKRTAVKLSKICNDLRLLSSGPRTGINEINLPARQPGSSIMPGKVNPVIPEAVNQVAFQVIGNDLALTMAAEGGQLQLNVMEPLIAFKILDSIRLLQRAMDMLREHCIVGITANEARCRELVEHSIGLVTALNPYIGYKNATRIARIALESGRGVLELVREEGLLDDAMLADILRPENMIAPRLVPLKA is encoded by the coding sequence ATGTCCTCCGCTGCATCATTCCGCACAGAAAACGACCTGCTTGGCTCCCTGGAAGTCCCTGCTCAAGCGTATTACGGCATCCAGACCCTGCGAGCGGTGAACAACTTCCGCCTCTCGGGCGTTCCGATTTCGCACTACCCGAAGCTGGTTGTCGGTCTGGCAATGGTCAAACAGGCCGCTGCTGACGCCAACCGTGAGCTGGGTCACCTGAGCGAAGCCAAGCACGCTGCCATCAGCGAAGCCTGTGCACGTCTGATCCGCGGCGATTTCCACGAAGAGTTCGTGGTCGACATGATTCAAGGTGGCGCCGGTACCTCCACCAACATGAACGCCAACGAAGTGATCGCCAACATTGCTCTGGAAGCGATGGGTCACCAGAAAGGCGAGTACCAGTACCTGCACCCGAACGACGACGTGAACATGGCGCAGTCGACCAACGACGCCTACCCGACCGCGATCCGTCTGGGTCTGCTGCTGGGTCACGACGCGCTGCTGGCCAGCCTCGACAGCCTGATTCAGGCGTTCGCGGCCAAGGGTGAAGAATTCAATCACGTCCTGAAGATGGGCCGTACCCAGCTGCAAGACGCCGTACCGATGACCCTGGGTCAAGAGTTCCGCGCCTTCGCCACCACCATGAGCGAAGACCTGGCCCGTCTGAAAACACTGGCTCCGGAAGTCCTGACCGAAGTGAACCTGGGCGGCACCGCGATCGGTACCGGCATCAACGCCGACCCGCGCTATCAGGCCCTGGCCGTACAGCGTCTGGCACTGATCAGCGGTCAGCCGTTGGTTCCAGCCGCCGACCTGATCGAAGCCACCTCCGACATGGGCGCCTTCGTCCTGTTCTCCGGCATGCTCAAGCGTACCGCGGTCAAGCTGTCGAAGATCTGCAACGACCTGCGTCTGCTGTCCAGCGGCCCGCGCACCGGCATCAACGAAATCAACCTGCCGGCGCGTCAGCCAGGCAGCTCGATCATGCCAGGCAAGGTCAACCCGGTCATCCCGGAAGCCGTGAACCAGGTGGCCTTCCAGGTCATCGGTAACGATCTGGCGCTGACCATGGCAGCCGAAGGCGGCCAACTGCAACTGAACGTGATGGAGCCGCTGATCGCTTTCAAGATCCTCGACTCGATCCGTCTGCTGCAACGCGCCATGGACATGCTGCGCGAGCACTGCATCGTCGGCATCACCGCCAACGAAGCGCGCTGCCGCGAACTGGTCGAACACTCTATCGGTCTGGTCACCGCACTGAACCCGTACATCGGCTACAAAAACGCCACCCGCATCGCCCGTATCGCCCTTGAAAGCGGCCGCGGCGTGCTGGAACTGGTGCGCGAAGAAGGTCTGCTCGACGACGCCATGCTCGCCGACATCCTGCGCCCGGAAAACATGATTGCTCCGCGTCTGGTGCCTCTGAAGGCCTGA
- a CDS encoding MFS transporter: protein MTTAPSSLAQPDQPARPLTRNDYKTLSLSALGGALEFYDFIIFVFFATVVGKLFFPADMPEWLRLMQTFGIFAAGYLARPLGGIVMAHFGDLLGRKKMFTLSIFMMAVPTLIMGLLPTYAQIGMWAPILLLLMRVIQGAAIGGEVPGAWVFVSEHVPGKHIGYACGTLTSGLTAGILLGSLVATAINSIYTQVEVSDYAWRIPFLLGGVFGLFSVYLRRWLHETPVFAELQQRKALAEEVPLRAVLRDHRGAIAISMLLTWLLSAGIVVVILMTPTVLQTVYHFSPTMALQSNSLAIVFLSLGCIISGALADRFGAGRVFVFGCLGLLISSWTFYHSLADHPDWLFPLYALTGFLVGTIGAVPYVMVKAFPPVVRFSGLSFSYNVAYAIFGGLTPMVVSLLLKESAMGPAYYVAVLCGMGILVGAWLWSKGR from the coding sequence ATGACCACAGCGCCCTCGAGCCTCGCGCAGCCCGACCAACCCGCACGACCGTTGACCCGCAATGACTACAAGACTCTGTCGCTATCGGCCCTGGGCGGTGCGCTGGAGTTCTACGATTTCATCATCTTTGTGTTCTTTGCCACCGTGGTCGGCAAATTGTTCTTCCCGGCCGACATGCCCGAGTGGCTGCGCCTGATGCAGACCTTCGGCATCTTCGCCGCCGGTTACCTCGCGCGGCCGTTGGGCGGGATCGTGATGGCGCACTTCGGCGACCTGCTGGGGCGCAAGAAGATGTTCACCCTGAGCATTTTCATGATGGCCGTGCCGACCCTGATCATGGGCCTGCTGCCGACCTACGCGCAGATCGGCATGTGGGCGCCGATCCTGCTGTTGTTGATGCGCGTCATTCAGGGTGCGGCGATTGGCGGTGAGGTGCCGGGGGCGTGGGTCTTCGTTTCCGAACACGTACCTGGAAAGCACATTGGTTATGCCTGCGGCACCCTGACCAGCGGCCTGACCGCCGGCATCCTGCTGGGCTCGCTGGTCGCCACCGCGATCAATAGCATCTATACGCAAGTGGAAGTCTCGGATTACGCCTGGCGGATTCCATTCCTGCTCGGCGGCGTGTTCGGCCTGTTCTCGGTTTACCTGCGTCGCTGGCTGCACGAAACCCCGGTGTTCGCCGAACTGCAACAGCGCAAGGCCCTGGCCGAAGAAGTGCCGCTGCGCGCGGTGCTGCGTGACCATCGCGGTGCGATCGCCATCTCGATGCTGCTGACCTGGCTGCTGTCCGCCGGCATCGTCGTGGTGATCCTGATGACCCCGACCGTGCTGCAGACGGTCTATCACTTCTCGCCGACGATGGCGCTGCAATCCAACAGCCTAGCCATCGTCTTCCTGAGCCTGGGCTGCATCATTTCCGGCGCGCTGGCGGATCGCTTCGGTGCCGGTCGCGTTTTCGTGTTCGGCTGCCTGGGGTTGTTGATCAGCTCCTGGACCTTCTATCACAGCCTCGCCGATCACCCGGACTGGCTGTTCCCGCTGTATGCGCTGACCGGCTTCCTCGTCGGCACCATCGGCGCGGTGCCGTACGTGATGGTCAAGGCGTTCCCGCCGGTGGTGCGCTTCAGCGGTCTGTCCTTCTCTTATAACGTCGCCTACGCGATCTTCGGCGGCCTGACCCCGATGGTGGTCAGCCTGCTGCTGAAAGAAAGTGCGATGGGGCCTGCCTATTACGTGGCCGTGCTGTGCGGGATGGGGATCCTGGTCGGCGCCTGGCTGTGGAGCAAGGGCCGCTGA
- a CDS encoding DUF3299 domain-containing protein → MRRLLLTLLLLGSGLAHAGELPETDWLELMPKSDQKALEAMPEIDHNSPEATGTFTQKGGMKQAKGLPAVMYSTKTVASMNDKHIRIGGYPVPLESDAKGRSTLFFLVPYPGACIHVPPPPPNQLVLVRYPKGLKLDDIYTPLWVTGTLKIEKVSNDLADAAYALEADKVRVVQEKDL, encoded by the coding sequence ATGCGCCGTCTTCTGTTGACTCTCCTTTTGCTGGGCAGCGGTCTGGCCCACGCCGGCGAACTGCCGGAAACCGACTGGCTGGAACTGATGCCCAAGTCGGATCAGAAAGCCCTCGAGGCCATGCCTGAAATCGACCACAACTCTCCGGAAGCCACCGGCACCTTCACCCAGAAAGGCGGGATGAAACAGGCCAAGGGCTTGCCGGCGGTGATGTACTCGACCAAGACCGTGGCGTCGATGAACGACAAACATATCCGTATCGGTGGTTATCCGGTGCCGTTGGAGTCCGACGCCAAGGGCCGCAGCACGCTGTTCTTCCTCGTGCCGTACCCGGGCGCGTGCATCCACGTACCGCCGCCGCCGCCGAATCAACTGGTGCTGGTGCGTTATCCAAAGGGCCTGAAACTGGACGACATCTATACACCGCTGTGGGTGACCGGCACGCTGAAGATCGAAAAGGTCAGCAACGACCTGGCCGATGCGGCGTATGCGCTGGAGGCGGACAAGGTGCGGGTGGTGCAGGAAAAGGATCTGTAA
- a CDS encoding 5-(carboxyamino)imidazole ribonucleotide synthase, which yields MKIGVIGGGQLGRMLALAGTPLGMNFAFLDPAPDACAAALGEHLRADYGDQDHLRQLADEVDLVTFEFESVPAETVAFLSQFVPVYPSAEALRIARDRWFEKSMFKDLGIPTPAFADIQSQADLDTAVAAIGLPAVLKTRTLGYDGKGQKVLRKPEDVVGTFAELGSVACLLEGFVPFTGEVSLIAVRARDGETKFYPLVHNTHDSGILKLSIASTDHPLQALAEDYSSRVLKQLDYVGVMAFEFFEVDGGLKANEIAPRVHNSGHWTTEGAECSQFENHLRAVAGLPLGSTAKVGESAMLNFIGVVPPVEKVIAIDDCHLHHYGKAFKAGRKVGHANLRCKDKATLEQQILKVEALIAE from the coding sequence ATGAAGATCGGTGTAATCGGTGGCGGCCAGTTGGGTCGCATGTTGGCCCTGGCGGGCACCCCGCTGGGTATGAACTTCGCTTTCCTCGACCCTGCGCCGGACGCTTGCGCCGCTGCGCTGGGCGAACACCTGCGGGCCGATTACGGCGATCAGGATCACCTGCGTCAACTGGCCGATGAAGTCGATCTGGTGACTTTCGAGTTCGAAAGCGTCCCGGCTGAAACCGTGGCATTCCTTTCGCAATTCGTACCGGTCTACCCGAGCGCCGAAGCCTTGCGCATCGCTCGTGACCGCTGGTTCGAGAAAAGCATGTTCAAGGACCTGGGGATTCCGACCCCGGCGTTCGCCGATATCCAGTCGCAAGCCGATCTGGACACCGCCGTCGCTGCGATCGGTCTGCCGGCGGTGCTGAAAACCCGCACTCTGGGTTACGACGGGAAGGGCCAGAAAGTCCTGCGCAAGCCGGAAGACGTGGTCGGTACGTTCGCCGAGCTGGGCAGCGTGGCCTGCTTGCTGGAAGGCTTCGTGCCGTTCACCGGCGAAGTGTCGCTGATCGCCGTGCGTGCCCGCGATGGCGAGACGAAGTTCTATCCATTGGTGCACAACACCCACGACAGCGGCATCCTCAAGCTGTCGATTGCCAGTACCGATCACCCGTTGCAGGCCCTGGCTGAAGACTACTCCAGCCGCGTCCTCAAGCAGCTGGACTATGTCGGCGTGATGGCGTTCGAGTTCTTTGAAGTCGACGGTGGCCTCAAGGCCAACGAAATCGCCCCGCGCGTGCACAACTCCGGGCACTGGACCACTGAAGGCGCCGAGTGCAGCCAGTTCGAAAACCACCTGCGGGCGGTTGCCGGTCTGCCGCTGGGTTCGACCGCCAAAGTCGGCGAAAGCGCGATGCTCAACTTCATTGGCGTTGTTCCGCCGGTCGAGAAAGTCATCGCGATCGACGATTGCCACCTGCATCACTACGGCAAGGCTTTCAAGGCCGGGCGCAAGGTCGGTCACGCCAACCTGCGCTGCAAGGACAAGGCGACCCTCGAGCAGCAGATCCTCAAGGTCGAAGCGCTGATCGCCGAGTAA
- a CDS encoding LysR substrate-binding domain-containing protein: protein MNLESKWLEDFSALAATRSFSQAAERRFVTQPAFSRRIRSLEAALGLTLVNRSRTPVELTAAGQLFLVTARTVVEQLGEVLRHLHHLEGGQGEVIQVAAAHSLALGFFPRWIAQLRTEGLNIATRLVATNVGDAVHALREGGCDLMLAFYDPDAAMQMDPEIFPSLHLGQTEMLPVCSADGNGKPLFDLEGEASVPLLAYSAGAFLGRSVNGLLRQRQLRFTTIYETAMADSLKSMALEGLGIAWVPQLSVRAELARGELVVCGGPQWHVPLEIRLYRCALVRKANVRLLWRKLEGGAASGNN from the coding sequence ATGAATCTGGAAAGCAAATGGCTCGAGGACTTCAGTGCCCTGGCCGCCACCCGCAGCTTCTCGCAGGCGGCCGAACGGCGCTTCGTGACCCAGCCGGCCTTCAGTCGGCGGATCCGCAGCCTGGAAGCGGCGCTGGGCCTGACGCTGGTCAACCGATCGCGCACGCCGGTCGAGCTGACGGCAGCGGGGCAACTGTTTCTGGTGACCGCGCGCACCGTGGTTGAACAGCTCGGTGAAGTGCTGCGCCATTTGCATCACCTGGAAGGCGGGCAGGGCGAAGTGATCCAGGTCGCGGCGGCGCACTCGCTGGCGCTCGGTTTCTTCCCGCGCTGGATCGCGCAACTGCGCACCGAAGGCCTGAACATCGCCACACGGCTGGTGGCGACCAATGTTGGCGACGCGGTGCATGCACTGCGCGAAGGTGGTTGCGATCTGATGCTGGCGTTCTACGACCCGGACGCGGCCATGCAGATGGACCCGGAGATTTTTCCGTCGCTGCACCTGGGCCAGACCGAGATGCTTCCGGTGTGCTCGGCGGACGGCAACGGCAAACCGTTGTTCGATCTGGAAGGCGAGGCCAGCGTGCCGCTGCTGGCCTACAGCGCCGGGGCGTTTCTCGGGCGCTCGGTAAATGGTTTGCTGCGCCAGCGTCAGCTGCGCTTCACCACGATCTATGAAACTGCCATGGCCGACAGCCTTAAAAGCATGGCCCTGGAAGGATTGGGCATCGCCTGGGTTCCGCAACTGAGCGTGCGTGCCGAACTTGCCCGGGGTGAACTGGTGGTCTGTGGTGGTCCCCAATGGCACGTGCCACTGGAGATTCGACTGTATCGCTGCGCACTGGTGCGCAAGGCCAACGTGCGGTTGTTGTGGCGCAAGCTGGAGGGCGGTGCGGCGAGTGGCAATAACTGA
- a CDS encoding phosphate ABC transporter substrate-binding protein PstS — protein sequence MKLKRLMAAMTFVAAGVATANAFAAVDPSIPSYTKTTGVSGNLSSVGSDTLANLMTLWAENYKKEYPNVNIQIQAAGSATAPPALTEGTSNLGPMSRKMKDTELAAFEQKYGYKPTAIPVAVDALAVFVHKDNPIQHLTMEQVDAIFSSTRLCGAKAEVKTWGDLGVTGDLANKPVQLFGRNSVSGTYGYFKEEALCKGDYKPNVNEQPGSASVVQSISSSLNGIGYSGIGYKTASVKTVALSKKGSTDFIEDTEENALNGKYPLSRFLYVYVNKAPNKPLAPLEAEFVKLVLSKQGQEVVVKDGYIPLPAKVAAKALADLGLQEGGAEVAKK from the coding sequence ATGAAACTGAAGCGTTTGATGGCGGCAATGACTTTTGTCGCTGCTGGCGTTGCGACCGCCAACGCGTTCGCCGCTGTTGACCCGTCGATCCCGAGCTACACCAAGACCACTGGTGTGTCGGGCAACCTGTCCAGCGTCGGCTCCGATACCCTGGCCAACCTCATGACCTTGTGGGCCGAGAACTACAAGAAAGAATACCCGAACGTAAACATCCAGATTCAGGCCGCTGGCTCCGCCACCGCGCCACCTGCGCTGACCGAAGGCACCTCCAACCTGGGCCCGATGAGCCGCAAGATGAAGGACACCGAACTGGCGGCCTTCGAACAGAAATACGGCTACAAGCCAACCGCTATCCCGGTTGCCGTGGACGCCCTGGCTGTATTCGTACACAAGGACAACCCGATCCAGCACCTGACCATGGAACAGGTTGACGCGATCTTCTCGTCCACCCGTCTGTGCGGCGCCAAGGCCGAAGTGAAAACCTGGGGCGACCTGGGCGTGACCGGCGACCTGGCCAACAAGCCGGTTCAGCTGTTCGGTCGTAACTCGGTATCCGGCACCTACGGCTACTTCAAGGAAGAAGCCCTGTGCAAAGGCGACTACAAGCCTAACGTCAACGAACAACCAGGCTCGGCTTCGGTCGTGCAGTCGATCAGCTCCTCGCTGAACGGCATCGGTTACTCGGGCATCGGCTACAAGACCGCCAGCGTGAAAACCGTTGCTCTGTCGAAGAAAGGCAGCACCGATTTCATCGAAGACACCGAAGAAAACGCCCTGAACGGCAAGTACCCGCTGTCGCGTTTCCTGTACGTTTACGTCAACAAAGCCCCGAACAAGCCTCTGGCCCCGCTGGAAGCCGAGTTCGTGAAACTGGTTCTGTCGAAACAGGGCCAGGAAGTGGTAGTGAAAGACGGCTACATCCCGTTGCCAGCCAAGGTTGCTGCAAAAGCACTGGCTGACCTGGGTCTGCAGGAAGGCGGCGCTGAAGTCGCAAAAAAGTAA
- a CDS encoding GlsB/YeaQ/YmgE family stress response membrane protein, whose protein sequence is MGIIGTIFIGLIVGLLARFLKPGDDSMGWIMTILLGIGGSLAATYGGQALGIYQAGQGAGFIGALVGAIILLVIYGLIKKN, encoded by the coding sequence ATGGGAATTATCGGAACCATCTTTATCGGCCTCATCGTCGGCCTGCTGGCGCGGTTCCTGAAACCGGGCGATGACAGCATGGGCTGGATCATGACCATCCTGCTGGGTATCGGCGGTTCGCTGGCAGCCACTTACGGCGGCCAGGCCCTGGGCATCTATCAGGCGGGTCAGGGCGCAGGCTTCATCGGCGCGCTGGTCGGCGCGATCATCCTGCTGGTGATCTACGGCCTGATCAAAAAGAACTGA
- a CDS encoding D-hexose-6-phosphate mutarotase, producing the protein MNTPNVEAVKLDELNCWRIRHGQAEVLVAQQGAHILSYQVDGQPPLIWLNDKAVFKAGKSIRAGVPVCWPWFGVFARNPQSVQAMRVSEEPAAAHGFVRAMDWELGGIETEGESLKVEFTLPYPEDGFPGWPHQVDLTLTLRLDDQLHISLTSHNRGADTVSISQALHSYFAVSDVRNVRVEGVDGLDYVETLDNWNTHTQQGDLCFAGETDRIYLDAPPQLSIVDPAWERRIVLTATGSRTAVIWNPWIDRAAAFSDMDNDGWQRMLCIETANVMDDVVTLAPKASHTMGVSVSSQPL; encoded by the coding sequence ATGAACACGCCCAACGTTGAAGCCGTGAAACTGGATGAACTGAACTGCTGGCGCATCCGCCACGGTCAGGCCGAAGTGCTGGTGGCCCAGCAAGGCGCGCACATCCTCAGTTATCAGGTGGATGGCCAGCCGCCGCTGATCTGGCTGAACGACAAGGCGGTGTTCAAGGCCGGCAAGAGCATCCGCGCCGGCGTGCCGGTGTGCTGGCCGTGGTTCGGCGTCTTCGCCCGTAACCCGCAGAGCGTGCAGGCGATGCGCGTCAGCGAAGAGCCGGCCGCCGCTCACGGGTTTGTCCGGGCGATGGACTGGGAACTGGGCGGTATCGAAACCGAGGGCGAAAGCCTGAAAGTGGAATTCACGCTGCCCTACCCAGAAGATGGTTTTCCGGGCTGGCCCCACCAGGTCGACCTGACCTTGACCCTGCGCCTCGACGATCAGTTGCACATCAGCCTGACCAGCCACAATCGTGGCGCCGACACCGTCAGCATCAGCCAGGCGCTGCACAGCTATTTCGCGGTCAGCGACGTACGCAACGTGCGCGTCGAAGGCGTGGACGGCCTGGATTACGTCGAGACGTTGGATAACTGGAACACCCACACCCAGCAAGGCGACCTGTGCTTTGCCGGGGAAACCGACCGCATCTACCTCGACGCTCCGCCGCAACTGAGCATCGTCGACCCGGCTTGGGAGCGGCGGATTGTGCTGACCGCTACCGGTTCACGCACGGCGGTGATCTGGAACCCGTGGATCGACCGCGCCGCCGCGTTCAGCGACATGGACAACGATGGCTGGCAGCGCATGCTGTGCATCGAGACGGCGAACGTGATGGACGATGTGGTGACCCTGGCACCGAAGGCCAGCCACACCATGGGCGTCAGCGTCAGCAGCCAGCCACTCTGA
- a CDS encoding ABC transporter permease subunit, translated as MQDAGKPLMISLEEQNQVAMRVSDKGQALFFDIDSGAELKRVDLPLPAGTSVTSIGEDQPGHPLVAVGLSNGQALVFRHTYKVSYPEGKKTIAPAIEFPYGETPIALNESGGALEHVSLNASDSTLMLVGSTGSQLNVLSLTSEENMMTGEVTNEQKRIDLPQMTEPVKNIFVDPRQQWLYVVNGRAQADVFSLRDKSLNGRYKLLENADAQVTAATQLVGGISLIVGDSTGGLAQWFMARDTDGELRLKQIRTFQMGKTPIVEITAEERRKGFLALDASGKLGVFHSTAHRTLLVDQVVEGQGLFGLSPRANRVIVEAGGKLQPLLLDNPHPEVSWSALWSKVWYENYDEPKYVWQSTAANTDFEPKLSLSPLTFGTLKAAFYAMLLAAPLAVAAAIYTAYFMAPGMRRKVKPVIELMEAMPTVILGFFAGLFLAPYVEGHLPGIFSLLMLLPIGILVAGFTFSRLPESIRLKVPDGWESALLIPVILFVGWLSLYMSPFMENWFFGGDMRMWISHDLGITYDQRNALVVGLAMGFAVIPNIYSIAEDAVFSVPRGLTLGSLALGATPWQTMTRVVILTASPGIFSALMIGMGRAVGETMIVLMATGNTPVMEMNLFEGLRTLAANVAVEMPESEVGGSHYRVLFLSALVLLLFTFVMNTLAELIRQRLRKKYSSL; from the coding sequence ATGCAGGACGCCGGCAAGCCACTGATGATTTCGCTCGAAGAGCAGAATCAGGTGGCCATGCGCGTTTCCGACAAGGGCCAGGCGCTGTTCTTTGATATCGACAGTGGCGCTGAATTGAAGCGCGTCGATCTGCCGTTGCCGGCAGGCACTAGCGTGACCTCCATCGGCGAAGACCAGCCGGGCCATCCGTTGGTGGCCGTGGGTCTGTCCAACGGTCAGGCGCTGGTGTTCCGTCACACCTATAAAGTCAGCTACCCGGAAGGCAAGAAAACCATCGCCCCGGCGATCGAGTTCCCGTACGGCGAGACGCCGATTGCGCTGAACGAAAGCGGCGGTGCGCTGGAGCACGTCAGCCTCAACGCCTCCGACTCGACCCTGATGCTGGTCGGCTCCACCGGTTCGCAACTCAATGTGTTGTCGCTGACCAGCGAAGAAAACATGATGACCGGCGAAGTCACCAACGAACAGAAGCGCATTGATCTGCCGCAGATGACTGAACCGGTTAAAAACATCTTCGTCGACCCGCGCCAGCAATGGCTGTATGTGGTTAACGGTCGTGCTCAGGCCGACGTGTTCAGCCTGCGCGACAAGAGCCTCAACGGTCGCTACAAGCTGCTGGAAAACGCCGACGCGCAAGTCACTGCCGCCACTCAACTGGTGGGTGGCATCTCGCTGATCGTCGGCGACTCCACCGGTGGCCTGGCCCAGTGGTTCATGGCCCGCGACACCGATGGCGAGCTGCGCCTGAAGCAGATCCGCACCTTCCAGATGGGCAAGACGCCGATCGTTGAAATCACCGCTGAAGAGCGTCGCAAAGGCTTCCTCGCACTGGATGCCAGCGGCAAGCTTGGCGTGTTTCACAGCACCGCGCATCGCACCTTGCTGGTTGATCAGGTGGTCGAAGGACAGGGCCTGTTCGGTCTGTCGCCACGCGCCAACCGTGTGATCGTCGAGGCCGGCGGCAAGCTGCAACCGCTGTTGCTCGACAACCCGCACCCGGAAGTATCGTGGAGCGCGCTGTGGAGCAAGGTCTGGTACGAGAACTACGACGAGCCTAAATACGTCTGGCAATCGACTGCGGCCAACACCGATTTCGAACCGAAACTGAGCTTGTCGCCACTGACCTTCGGCACCCTGAAAGCCGCGTTCTACGCGATGCTGCTGGCGGCACCACTGGCCGTTGCCGCTGCGATCTACACCGCGTACTTCATGGCCCCGGGCATGCGCCGCAAGGTCAAACCAGTGATCGAGCTGATGGAAGCGATGCCGACGGTGATCCTCGGCTTCTTCGCAGGTCTTTTCCTCGCACCGTATGTGGAAGGGCATCTGCCGGGCATCTTCAGCCTGCTGATGCTCCTGCCGATCGGCATCCTGGTGGCCGGTTTCACCTTCAGCCGCCTGCCTGAGTCGATCCGCCTGAAAGTCCCGGACGGCTGGGAGAGTGCGCTGCTGATCCCGGTGATTCTGTTTGTGGGCTGGCTGTCGCTGTACATGAGCCCGTTCATGGAGAACTGGTTCTTCGGCGGTGACATGCGCATGTGGATCTCCCACGACCTGGGCATCACCTACGACCAGCGCAACGCACTGGTGGTCGGTCTGGCCATGGGCTTCGCGGTGATCCCGAACATCTACTCGATCGCCGAAGACGCCGTGTTCAGCGTGCCGCGCGGCCTGACCCTGGGCTCGCTGGCCCTCGGTGCCACGCCGTGGCAGACCATGACTCGCGTGGTCATCCTGACCGCCAGCCCGGGCATCTTCTCGGCACTGATGATCGGCATGGGCCGTGCGGTCGGTGAAACCATGATCGTGCTGATGGCCACTGGCAACACCCCGGTCATGGAAATGAACCTGTTCGAAGGCCTGCGCACCCTGGCCGCCAACGTTGCGGTGGAAATGCCGGAGTCGGAAGTCGGCGGCAGCCACTACCGCGTGCTGTTCCTCTCGGCGCTGGTGCTGCTGTTGTTCACCTTCGTCATGAACACCCTCGCGGAACTGATTCGTCAGCGTCTGCGCAAGAAATACTCGTCGCTTTAA
- a CDS encoding acyl-CoA thioesterase — translation MIELEQEDPIPQGDLALQITALPRETNGFGDIFGGWLVAQMDLAGTAMASRVAGGRVATVAIDRMAFLVPVAVGAQLSFYTQTLEIGRSSIQMMVEVWSDDPLSSEWRKVTEAVFVFVAIDGSGRTRSVPPRAR, via the coding sequence ATGATAGAGCTCGAACAAGAAGATCCGATCCCGCAAGGCGACCTAGCCCTGCAAATCACTGCGCTTCCCCGCGAAACCAACGGCTTCGGCGATATTTTCGGCGGCTGGCTGGTGGCGCAGATGGACCTGGCCGGTACTGCAATGGCCAGCCGCGTCGCCGGTGGCCGTGTCGCGACCGTTGCCATCGACCGCATGGCGTTCCTGGTGCCGGTGGCGGTCGGCGCGCAATTGTCCTTCTATACCCAGACCCTGGAAATCGGCCGCAGCTCGATCCAGATGATGGTCGAGGTGTGGAGCGACGATCCGCTGTCCAGCGAGTGGCGTAAAGTGACCGAAGCGGTGTTCGTGTTCGTGGCCATCGATGGCAGCGGTCGCACCCGTTCGGTTCCGCCACGCGCACGTTAA